A stretch of Ipomoea triloba cultivar NCNSP0323 chromosome 13, ASM357664v1 DNA encodes these proteins:
- the LOC116000929 gene encoding uncharacterized protein LOC116000929: MVGLKSYIVALPVVVFYLIFASHVDASYDFCVTAMDKELCKKMVEGATYWDEAATKAITAATQELAKAIESGNPACKKSYKETEENLMESLETVGTIREGDKVGSLDLKLAAALTSLDDCTKALKGEPDASAAKILNHSVEEAIRVCLAVSSSKVAASSSKSANSNASPSFTLIS; encoded by the exons atggtaGGTTTGAAGAGCTACATTGTGGCATTGCCTGTAGTAGTCTTCTATCTAATCTTTGCCTCCCATGTTGATGCATCCTACGACTTCTGTGTCACCGCCATGGACAAAGAGCTGTGCAAGAAGATGGTGGAGGGAGCAACATATTGGGACGAGGCAGCAACTAAGGCAATAACTGCGGCTACGCAGGAACTAGCCAAGGCCATTGAGTCAGGAAACCCCGCGTGTAAAAAGTCCTACAAAGAAACCGAAGAAAA CTTGATGGAGAGCTTGGAGACGGTGGGCACGATTCGCGAGGGGGATAAGGTTGGTAGTTTGGACCTCAAACTTGCAGCAGCGTTAACTAGCCTTGATGATTGCACTAAAGCACTCAAAGGGGAACCAGACGCATCTGCTGCTAAGATATTGAACCACAGTGTCGAGGAAGCAATTAGGGTTTGTTTGGCTGTTTCATCATCCAAAGTAGCCGCCTCATCATCCAAGTCAGCCAACTCAAATGCATCGCCATCGTTCACTCTCATATCATGA